One region of Salinirubrum litoreum genomic DNA includes:
- a CDS encoding DNA double-strand break repair nuclease NurA → MTLDPTAVSGIASLAQEIAASVDDSDHDDVAATVWSTYLDPLYADGRSVLEPLAEQSLNAVGIEDASLHDPAFETSHAIDSGTINPTTFKNGVVIDVAQAAMGTCPSDLDVHRSRSVVATVHTKDAGRHETDWEEYDPGYGRMTVNKAPRVNAYAERIVHALSLYYAESEHALQHADDVDDLLVLDGPLYPKQIFNWKARESELRTVTEESQPRAIVQNYVDLVERFVEREVPLLGFVKNPISKFVTKTLTEESRKDDRRVPDPPWVDDTAMFVRLLERHDSAGERHRDDLTFTSWFVSRGGADETLASDRNPFDVDRSLSPEQYEVTFFVVYDPRDDLLFKIEAPRAFTDDAETREALTNYVLSEVALNRGPPTAVNKADELARISNEERQALKELFERDFDSEIRATYDDVRWAAEDL, encoded by the coding sequence ATGACGCTCGACCCGACCGCCGTGAGCGGGATCGCCTCGCTGGCACAGGAGATCGCCGCCAGTGTCGACGACAGCGATCACGACGACGTCGCGGCGACAGTCTGGTCGACCTACCTCGATCCGCTGTACGCCGACGGGCGGTCGGTGCTCGAACCGCTCGCCGAGCAGTCGCTCAACGCGGTCGGCATCGAGGACGCCTCGCTCCACGACCCGGCGTTCGAGACGAGTCACGCGATCGACTCCGGGACCATCAACCCGACGACGTTCAAGAACGGCGTCGTGATCGACGTGGCGCAGGCCGCGATGGGCACCTGCCCGAGCGACCTGGACGTCCACCGGAGTCGGAGCGTGGTGGCGACGGTCCACACGAAAGACGCCGGGAGACACGAGACCGACTGGGAGGAGTACGACCCCGGCTACGGGCGGATGACGGTCAACAAAGCGCCTCGTGTCAACGCCTACGCCGAGCGCATCGTCCACGCGCTGTCGCTGTACTACGCCGAGAGCGAACACGCCCTCCAGCACGCCGACGACGTGGACGATCTGCTGGTGCTCGACGGGCCACTCTACCCGAAACAGATCTTCAACTGGAAGGCCCGCGAGTCGGAACTCCGGACCGTCACCGAGGAGTCACAGCCTCGTGCCATCGTCCAGAACTACGTCGACCTCGTGGAGCGGTTCGTGGAGCGTGAGGTCCCACTGCTCGGCTTCGTGAAGAACCCCATCTCGAAGTTCGTCACGAAGACGCTCACCGAAGAGAGCCGGAAAGACGACAGGCGAGTACCCGACCCCCCGTGGGTCGACGACACCGCGATGTTCGTCCGCCTACTCGAACGCCACGACAGCGCCGGGGAGCGACACCGCGACGACCTCACCTTCACCTCGTGGTTCGTCTCGCGCGGCGGGGCCGACGAGACACTCGCCAGCGACCGGAACCCCTTCGACGTGGACCGGTCGCTGTCGCCCGAGCAGTACGAGGTGACGTTCTTCGTCGTCTACGACCCGAGAGACGACCTGCTGTTCAAGATCGAAGCGCCACGGGCGTTCACCGACGATGCAGAGACGCGAGAAGCGCTGACGAACTACGTCTTGAGCGAAGTCGCACTCAACCGCGGGCCGCCGACTGCGGTGAACAAAGCCGACGAACTCGCCCGGATCAGCAACGAGGAACGACAGGCGCTCAAAGAGTTGTTCGAGCGTGACTTCGACTCCGAGATTCGCGCGACATACGACGACGTCCGCTGGGCCGCCGAAGACCTGTGA
- a CDS encoding helix-turn-helix transcriptional regulator: MPTQPEPGEILTVAIRRRELLAVLREGPTSVGDLQTRVETARSTVYRAVRRLTSLGLVAETDAGVQLTVFGRLVAARTERTVDRVREFCDAEPQLARLPASLPVPAEVVRGAEVVTAEPHDTDRPAEAYLSTVTEADRVVAATPVARGRFVRTLREAVLDDRIDASIVTESELVEYLLSTYRETLTGVLDADNLALYETDADIQFEFAVASEPREFLAVNLYDGRGYHRAFLRNDSQTAVAWGRDRYETLRADATRLS, encoded by the coding sequence ATGCCCACCCAGCCAGAACCCGGAGAGATACTGACCGTGGCGATCCGTCGCCGGGAGTTGCTGGCTGTGCTCCGGGAGGGACCGACGAGCGTGGGCGACCTGCAGACACGGGTGGAGACCGCCCGGTCGACGGTCTACCGGGCGGTGCGACGCCTCACGTCGCTCGGCCTGGTCGCGGAGACCGACGCCGGTGTGCAGTTGACCGTCTTCGGGCGTCTGGTCGCCGCCCGTACCGAGCGGACGGTCGACCGGGTGAGAGAGTTCTGTGACGCCGAGCCACAACTCGCCCGACTCCCGGCGAGTCTGCCGGTTCCGGCCGAGGTGGTTCGGGGTGCCGAGGTCGTCACCGCCGAACCACACGACACCGACAGACCGGCCGAGGCGTACCTGTCGACCGTCACGGAGGCCGACCGGGTCGTCGCGGCCACGCCGGTCGCACGCGGGCGATTCGTCCGCACCCTCCGCGAGGCAGTTCTCGACGACCGCATCGACGCCAGCATCGTCACCGAGTCGGAACTCGTCGAGTACCTGCTCTCGACGTACCGCGAGACGCTGACCGGCGTGTTGGACGCCGACAACCTCGCTCTCTACGAGACGGACGCGGACATCCAGTTCGAGTTCGCGGTCGCCAGCGAACCACGCGAGTTCCTCGCGGTGAACCTCTACGACGGCCGTGGCTACCACCGCGCGTTCCTCAGAAACGACAGCCAGACTGCGGTCGCGTGGGGGCGAGACCGCTACGAGACGCTGAGAGCCGACGCGACCCGACTCTCCTAA
- a CDS encoding 30S ribosomal protein S19e → MPTLYDVPADALIEAVAEELDGRIEQPDWAQYTKTGVDRELPPQDDDFWFVRSASLLRKVAKSGPIGVERLATEYGGSKKGSTRYRVAQAKQSAGSKKIIRVALQQLEEEGLVETAQGEGRRITAEGRSLLDSIAGDVIDDLDRDDLQKYA, encoded by the coding sequence ATGCCTACGCTCTACGACGTTCCGGCGGACGCCCTCATCGAGGCCGTCGCCGAGGAACTCGACGGTCGCATCGAGCAGCCCGACTGGGCGCAGTACACGAAGACCGGCGTGGACCGAGAGCTCCCGCCGCAGGACGACGACTTCTGGTTCGTTCGCTCCGCGAGTCTCCTCCGGAAGGTCGCGAAGAGCGGTCCCATCGGCGTCGAGCGACTCGCCACGGAGTACGGCGGGTCGAAGAAGGGCTCCACGCGCTACCGGGTCGCACAGGCCAAGCAGTCCGCCGGCAGCAAGAAGATCATCCGCGTCGCACTCCAGCAGCTCGAAGAGGAGGGTCTCGTCGAGACCGCACAGGGTGAGGGCCGCCGCATCACCGCCGAGGGGCGCAGTCTCCTCGACAGCATCGCCGGCGACGTGATCGACGACCTCGACCGCGACGACCTGCAGAAGTACGCCTGA
- a CDS encoding universal stress protein — protein sequence MQVLVPTDGSDCSDRALRFACDFADRYDADLHVVHFTDSRTSATEQVIEHAREILAEAGVEADPEVVVETDVGVRTAGRVGKAIVSLVSERGYDHVVMGHHGSGAIERAILGSAAETVVRAETTPVTIIP from the coding sequence ATGCAGGTTCTCGTTCCCACCGACGGCTCCGACTGCAGCGACCGGGCGCTTCGGTTCGCGTGTGACTTCGCCGACCGGTACGACGCCGACCTCCACGTCGTCCACTTCACCGACAGCAGGACCTCCGCGACCGAACAGGTGATCGAACACGCCCGCGAGATACTCGCCGAGGCCGGTGTCGAGGCCGACCCCGAGGTCGTCGTCGAGACCGACGTGGGCGTCCGAACCGCCGGACGCGTCGGGAAGGCGATCGTCTCGCTGGTCTCCGAACGCGGCTACGACCACGTGGTGATGGGCCACCACGGCTCCGGGGCCATCGAGCGGGCGATTCTGGGTAGCGCGGCCGAGACCGTCGTCCGTGCCGAGACGACGCCGGTGACGATCATCCCCTGA
- a CDS encoding DUF7411 family protein, with product MDLALLYSGGKDSTLSALLLDTFYDVTLVTAHFDVTNDWEHARRAAETLGYDFQTVELDHEVARSAVERMHADGYPRNGIQQVHEHALESVAELDVTAIADGTRRDDRVPTVSRAQAQSLEDRHDVDYLAPLSGFGRRAVDRLVEQRLDVETGPSAEVPKADYEGELRVLLADEFGQQAVDEVFPDHHQTYVHGLRD from the coding sequence ATGGATCTGGCGCTCCTCTACAGCGGCGGGAAGGACTCGACGCTCTCGGCGCTCCTGCTCGATACGTTCTACGACGTGACGCTCGTCACGGCCCACTTCGACGTGACGAACGACTGGGAACACGCCCGCAGGGCCGCCGAGACGCTGGGGTACGACTTCCAGACGGTCGAACTCGACCACGAGGTGGCTCGCTCGGCCGTCGAGCGGATGCACGCCGACGGCTACCCCCGCAACGGCATCCAGCAGGTCCACGAGCACGCACTGGAGTCGGTCGCGGAACTGGACGTGACCGCCATCGCGGACGGGACGCGCCGGGACGACCGGGTGCCGACCGTCTCGCGGGCACAGGCCCAGAGTCTCGAAGACCGCCACGACGTGGACTACCTCGCGCCCCTCTCGGGGTTCGGTCGGCGCGCGGTGGATCGACTGGTCGAGCAGCGACTGGACGTCGAGACCGGCCCGAGCGCGGAGGTGCCGAAGGCCGACTACGAGGGTGAACTTCGGGTGCTGCTCGCCGACGAGTTCGGCCAGCAGGCGGTCGACGAGGTGTTCCCCGACCACCACCAGACGTACGTCCACGGCCTTCGGGACTGA
- a CDS encoding winged helix-turn-helix domain-containing protein encodes MEKALWYLFTATRGGYNRVRIVRTLSDRPMNANRLAEELDVSYKTVRHHLDMLAEHDVVEAGEADYAKLYFLTDRFERYRDTFEDIAGQVEE; translated from the coding sequence ATGGAGAAGGCACTCTGGTATCTGTTCACGGCGACACGCGGCGGCTACAACCGGGTGCGCATCGTCAGAACCCTCTCCGACCGACCGATGAACGCCAACAGACTCGCGGAGGAACTCGACGTGAGCTACAAGACGGTCAGACACCACCTCGACATGCTCGCCGAACACGACGTCGTGGAGGCGGGCGAGGCCGACTACGCCAAACTCTACTTCCTGACGGATCGGTTCGAACGCTACCGGGACACCTTCGAGGACATCGCCGGGCAGGTGGAGGAGTGA
- a CDS encoding DEAD/DEAH box helicase, with protein MATQDEVPYVDHPLLVPDFIERRLYQIRLAGTARDSDTLVCLPTGLGKTTVSLLVTAERLQEVGGKSLFLAPTKPLVQQHADFYREALSVPDDDIVVFTGEVRPDDRAELWESAQIVIATPQVVENDLVGNRISLRDVTHLTFDECHRATGDYAYVYIAERYHADAADPLVTGMSASPGGDEEAILEVCANLGIDEVAVMTEDDADVDEYTYDTDVEWERIDLPDEVLAIRDALNEVITDRLEKLKSLGITNRTSPDLSQKDLNEMRGQLQRMMNNDQSKGYKGMSTHAEIMKLRRAVELVETQSVEALRRYFERQRNAARSSGASKASQRLVSEPKVREAMRKAESFDGIHPKFSKTRILLAETLGIEAGERVIVFTESRDTAEALTDFLSESFDVRRFVGQGDKEGSDGMTQKEQQETLDAFRNGEFEVLVSTSVAEEGLDVPEVDLVLFFEPVPTAIRSIQRKGRTGRQTEGRVAVLLAEDTRDEAFFWISRRREQEMEDELNALKSAADEIEEELDDSQQSLDAFDANGDSSSGGGGTATASADAAGTDAATNGSGDTGGQPGLTDFAEQSTDPEPTDASDDPATDDMDDPATTDEASASADAEEGVVARAESDEDGTVELVIDQRELDSTIARDLSTRENLTTRLETLAVGDYVCSDRVAVERKSVSDFLDTLTGGDRSLFEQIGDLSRAYARPILLLEGEGLYEERNVHPNAIRGALSSLAVDFGVSVLRTTDEADTADMLEVLARREQETSDRSVQVHGEKSSKTLAEQQEYVVSAIADIGPVTARALLEEFGTVEAVMTAREDDLLEVSGVGQVTADRIREVVGSDYER; from the coding sequence ATGGCGACTCAGGACGAAGTCCCCTACGTCGATCACCCGCTGCTCGTTCCCGACTTCATCGAGCGCCGCCTCTACCAGATCCGACTCGCCGGCACCGCCCGCGACTCGGACACGCTGGTCTGTCTTCCCACGGGTCTCGGCAAGACGACCGTCTCGCTGCTCGTCACGGCCGAACGCCTGCAGGAGGTCGGCGGGAAGTCGCTGTTTCTCGCGCCTACGAAACCGCTCGTGCAACAGCACGCCGACTTCTACCGCGAGGCGCTCTCCGTCCCGGACGACGACATCGTCGTCTTCACCGGGGAGGTTCGGCCGGACGACCGCGCCGAACTGTGGGAGTCGGCGCAGATCGTCATCGCCACCCCACAGGTCGTCGAGAACGACCTCGTCGGCAACCGCATCTCGCTGCGGGACGTGACCCACCTGACCTTCGACGAGTGCCACCGTGCGACCGGCGACTACGCCTACGTCTACATCGCCGAGCGCTACCACGCCGACGCCGCCGACCCCCTCGTGACCGGGATGTCCGCCTCCCCCGGCGGCGACGAGGAGGCCATCCTCGAAGTCTGTGCGAACCTCGGGATCGACGAGGTGGCGGTGATGACCGAGGACGACGCCGACGTCGACGAGTACACCTACGACACCGACGTCGAGTGGGAGCGCATCGACCTCCCCGACGAAGTGCTGGCGATCCGGGACGCGCTCAACGAGGTGATCACGGACCGACTGGAGAAGCTGAAGTCGCTCGGGATCACCAACCGCACCAGTCCGGACCTCTCGCAGAAAGACCTCAACGAGATGCGCGGACAGCTCCAGCGCATGATGAACAACGACCAGTCGAAGGGCTACAAGGGGATGTCCACCCACGCCGAGATCATGAAACTCCGGCGGGCCGTCGAACTGGTCGAGACCCAGTCCGTCGAGGCGCTCCGCCGGTACTTCGAGCGCCAGCGCAACGCCGCGCGCTCCTCGGGCGCCTCGAAAGCCTCCCAGCGACTCGTCTCCGAACCCAAGGTGCGAGAGGCGATGCGGAAGGCCGAATCCTTCGACGGCATCCACCCGAAGTTCTCGAAGACGCGCATCCTGCTGGCCGAGACGCTCGGCATCGAGGCGGGCGAGCGCGTCATCGTCTTCACCGAGTCGCGCGACACCGCCGAGGCGCTGACCGACTTCCTCTCGGAGAGCTTCGACGTCCGGCGGTTCGTCGGCCAGGGCGACAAGGAGGGATCGGACGGGATGACCCAGAAAGAACAGCAGGAGACCTTAGACGCCTTCCGGAACGGGGAGTTCGAAGTCCTCGTCTCCACCTCGGTCGCGGAAGAGGGACTGGACGTGCCGGAGGTGGATCTGGTGTTGTTCTTCGAGCCAGTCCCGACCGCGATCCGCTCGATCCAGCGCAAGGGCCGGACCGGCCGCCAGACCGAGGGACGAGTGGCCGTCCTCCTCGCCGAAGACACCCGCGACGAGGCGTTCTTCTGGATCTCCCGTCGGCGCGAACAGGAGATGGAAGACGAACTGAACGCCCTGAAGAGCGCGGCCGACGAGATCGAGGAGGAACTGGACGACAGCCAGCAGTCCCTGGACGCCTTCGACGCGAACGGCGACAGTAGCTCCGGAGGCGGTGGAACCGCCACTGCCAGCGCCGACGCCGCCGGTACCGACGCCGCGACGAACGGGAGCGGCGACACCGGGGGCCAACCCGGCCTGACGGACTTCGCCGAGCAGTCGACCGATCCCGAACCGACCGACGCTTCCGACGACCCGGCGACCGACGACATGGACGACCCGGCGACGACCGACGAGGCGTCGGCGTCAGCCGACGCCGAGGAGGGAGTCGTCGCTCGCGCCGAATCGGACGAGGACGGCACGGTCGAACTCGTCATCGACCAGCGCGAACTCGACTCCACCATCGCGCGGGACCTCTCGACCCGCGAGAACCTGACGACGCGACTGGAGACGCTCGCGGTGGGCGACTACGTCTGCTCCGACCGCGTGGCGGTCGAGCGCAAGTCGGTCTCGGACTTCCTCGACACGCTCACCGGCGGGGACCGGTCGCTGTTCGAGCAGATCGGCGACCTCTCGCGGGCCTACGCCCGGCCCATCCTCCTGCTGGAAGGCGAGGGGCTGTACGAGGAGCGCAACGTCCACCCGAACGCGATCCGGGGCGCGCTCTCCTCGCTGGCGGTCGACTTCGGCGTCTCCGTGCTCCGGACGACCGACGAGGCCGACACCGCCGACATGCTGGAGGTACTCGCCCGGCGGGAACAGGAGACCTCTGACCGCTCCGTGCAGGTCCACGGCGAGAAGTCCTCGAAGACGCTGGCCGAACAGCAGGAGTACGTCGTCTCCGCCATCGCGGACATCGGCCCCGTCACGGCGCGGGCGCTGCTGGAGGAGTTCGGCACCGTCGAGGCGGTGATGACCGCGAGAGAAGACGACCTGCTCGAAGTCTCGGGCGTCGGCCAGGTGACGGCCGACCGGATTCGCGAGGTCGTCGGGAGCGACTACGAGCGGTGA
- a CDS encoding DNA-binding protein has protein sequence MSGNPDDERLEELREQKMQEMREQAESGGGQADAEAQQAAQEQAEAQKEALLKQYLTDGARQRLNAVQMSKPDFAEQVERQIVALAQSGRIQDRIDEDQMKALLKELKPDSKSFNIRRR, from the coding sequence ATGAGCGGGAACCCCGACGACGAACGCCTCGAAGAACTGCGCGAACAGAAGATGCAGGAGATGCGCGAGCAGGCCGAGTCGGGCGGCGGGCAGGCCGACGCCGAGGCCCAGCAGGCCGCCCAAGAGCAGGCCGAAGCCCAGAAAGAGGCCCTGCTGAAGCAGTATCTCACCGACGGGGCGCGCCAGCGACTCAACGCCGTCCAGATGTCGAAGCCCGACTTCGCCGAGCAGGTGGAACGCCAGATCGTCGCGCTGGCACAGAGCGGGCGCATCCAGGACCGGATCGACGAGGACCAGATGAAGGCGCTCCTGAAGGAACTCAAGCCGGACTCGAAGAGCTTCAACATCCGCCGCCGGTAG
- a CDS encoding ferredoxin has translation MSDSDTPKPSEIGSEADAPPIEAKPYKIIFEANKCFGAGKCAEVSANWEMDIASGLAKPRTYYFGEDELDHNVRAAEVCPAKKDAGVIHVVDRRTDEEIAPDPHGDGTLSVDW, from the coding sequence ATGAGCGACTCGGACACGCCGAAGCCGAGCGAGATCGGTTCGGAGGCCGACGCACCCCCGATCGAGGCGAAGCCCTACAAGATCATCTTCGAGGCGAACAAGTGCTTCGGGGCGGGCAAGTGCGCCGAGGTCTCCGCGAACTGGGAGATGGACATCGCCAGTGGACTCGCCAAACCACGGACCTACTACTTCGGCGAGGACGAACTCGATCACAACGTCCGGGCCGCAGAGGTCTGCCCGGCGAAGAAGGACGCGGGCGTCATCCACGTCGTCGACCGCCGGACCGACGAGGAGATCGCGCCCGACCCACACGGCGACGGGACACTCAGCGTCGACTGGTGA
- the msrA gene encoding peptide-methionine (S)-S-oxide reductase MsrA, translating into MTATATFGGGCFWCTEAAMKELDGVASVTSGYAGGDTENPTYKQVCAGSTGHAEVVQVEYDPDVIGYDELLEVFFATHDPTQLNRQGPDVGTQYRSIVLYHDDDQREHAEAYIAALDEEYDDEVVTELTALETFYPAEEYHQDYFEKNPNDAYCQMHARPKVEKVRERFQSKLKQA; encoded by the coding sequence ATGACAGCCACCGCGACGTTCGGCGGCGGATGCTTCTGGTGTACCGAGGCGGCGATGAAGGAACTCGACGGCGTCGCGTCGGTCACCTCGGGGTACGCCGGCGGCGACACCGAGAACCCCACCTACAAGCAGGTCTGTGCCGGATCGACCGGTCACGCCGAGGTCGTCCAGGTCGAGTACGACCCCGACGTGATCGGCTACGACGAACTCCTCGAAGTCTTCTTCGCCACGCACGACCCGACCCAGTTGAACCGACAGGGGCCGGACGTCGGCACCCAGTACCGGTCGATCGTCCTCTACCACGACGACGATCAGCGCGAGCACGCGGAAGCGTACATCGCGGCGCTGGACGAGGAGTACGACGACGAGGTCGTCACCGAACTCACCGCACTGGAGACGTTCTACCCGGCCGAGGAGTACCACCAGGACTACTTCGAGAAGAACCCGAACGACGCCTACTGCCAGATGCACGCCCGCCCGAAGGTCGAGAAGGTCCGCGAGCGCTTCCAGAGCAAGCTGAAACAGGCCTGA
- a CDS encoding DUF2391 family protein, with product MVGARQRFALADTAQQIVGGFLLAGPFVVTEEVWVLARSMSATQGVITALIVFAIGYGALYKADNRDPDREREVGGVPLRFISLILVSYLSVVILALAFDAPGTFLAGLGAGDPALSLPGGVVLSGATVAVTAVTLKATSVGAVFSVIGAATADSLF from the coding sequence ATGGTCGGGGCACGACAGCGGTTCGCCCTCGCGGACACCGCCCAGCAGATCGTCGGCGGGTTCCTGCTCGCCGGCCCGTTCGTCGTCACCGAGGAGGTGTGGGTGCTCGCGCGGAGCATGTCGGCGACACAGGGGGTGATCACCGCCCTCATCGTCTTCGCCATCGGCTACGGCGCGCTCTACAAGGCCGACAACCGCGACCCGGACCGGGAACGCGAGGTCGGTGGGGTTCCGCTGCGCTTCATCTCCCTGATCCTCGTCTCGTACCTCTCGGTCGTCATCCTCGCGCTGGCGTTCGACGCCCCCGGGACCTTTCTGGCGGGGCTGGGTGCCGGGGACCCCGCGCTGTCGCTCCCGGGAGGCGTCGTCCTCAGCGGCGCGACCGTCGCCGTGACGGCGGTGACGCTGAAGGCGACGAGCGTCGGCGCGGTGTTCAGCGTCATCGGCGCGGCGACCGCAGACAGTCTGTTCTGA
- a CDS encoding lysylphosphatidylglycerol synthase transmembrane domain-containing protein has product MSGTTDLRATAVGFAAALVVFALLFLLAGVDRLVDTLVRADLRLVGAVVVVTLGWLFAWSGALRTVLDVLGVETTVRQSFLIFAGAMFSNNITPFGQAGGEPVTALLISESTDAEYETGLAAIASVDTLNFVPSISFALVGIGYFATTATLNPDLELGLALVVVLAVVVPGAIYYAWNRRYELEHRAVQRLTPLIQRVGGWIPRVTVPDADGIERRIGRFFQAIERVATNPRGLALALGLSALGWFLQSLGLWIAFQAIGSSVPFYVALFAVPIGAIAGATPLPGGAGGIEAVLIGLLQAFPGIGIAPATAAVIIFRGSVYWVPTAIGGVVMSVVGARRGTSG; this is encoded by the coding sequence ATGTCCGGGACGACCGACCTCCGCGCGACCGCCGTGGGCTTCGCCGCCGCCCTCGTCGTGTTCGCGCTGTTGTTCCTGCTCGCGGGGGTCGACAGACTCGTCGACACGCTCGTCCGGGCCGACCTCCGACTGGTCGGTGCGGTCGTGGTCGTCACGCTCGGCTGGCTGTTCGCGTGGTCCGGCGCGCTCCGGACCGTACTGGACGTGCTGGGCGTGGAAACGACCGTCCGCCAGTCATTCCTCATCTTCGCGGGCGCGATGTTCTCGAACAACATCACGCCGTTCGGCCAGGCGGGCGGGGAGCCGGTCACGGCCCTGCTGATCTCCGAGTCGACCGACGCGGAGTACGAGACCGGCCTCGCGGCCATCGCCAGCGTCGACACGCTGAACTTCGTCCCCTCGATCTCCTTCGCGCTGGTCGGCATCGGCTACTTCGCCACGACCGCGACGCTGAACCCCGACCTGGAACTCGGTCTCGCGCTGGTGGTCGTGCTCGCGGTCGTCGTCCCCGGCGCGATCTACTACGCCTGGAACCGTCGGTACGAACTCGAACACCGTGCCGTCCAGCGACTCACGCCGCTCATCCAGCGCGTCGGCGGCTGGATTCCGCGCGTCACGGTTCCCGACGCCGACGGCATCGAACGCCGGATCGGGCGCTTCTTCCAGGCCATCGAGCGTGTCGCCACGAACCCACGAGGGTTGGCGCTCGCACTCGGCCTGTCCGCACTCGGCTGGTTCCTCCAGTCGCTGGGGCTGTGGATCGCCTTCCAGGCGATCGGCTCCTCGGTGCCCTTCTACGTCGCGCTGTTTGCCGTGCCGATCGGTGCCATCGCCGGCGCGACACCCCTGCCGGGCGGTGCCGGCGGCATCGAGGCGGTGCTGATCGGACTCCTGCAGGCGTTCCCCGGGATCGGGATCGCCCCGGCGACTGCGGCCGTGATCATCTTCCGCGGGTCTGTCTACTGGGTCCCGACCGCGATCGGCGGGGTCGTGATGAGCGTCGTCGGCGCGCGGCGGGGTACGTCGGGGTAG
- a CDS encoding DUF7090 family protein, with translation MDYELAIENGPATIPGGTGLLLLHPSIGETDRIDTDFLKTDTDAFLVISTRTTAREVEQKLDHYEVDESRAVILDTLSVERGYSRRGSANVHYVSSPDDLNGILKQTEAFLDSHDGKLRVSVDSLTEMAYYADVESTLDAAAGLLELLDEHDAVGLFHLSNEVHDDETIDRFRALFDGIVTLDVDGSVTVETN, from the coding sequence ATGGATTACGAACTCGCCATCGAGAACGGCCCGGCGACGATTCCGGGCGGCACCGGACTGCTGTTGTTGCACCCGAGCATCGGCGAGACCGACCGCATCGACACGGACTTCCTGAAGACCGACACCGACGCCTTCCTCGTCATCTCCACCAGAACGACCGCCCGCGAGGTCGAACAGAAACTCGACCACTACGAGGTCGACGAGTCCCGTGCCGTGATCCTCGACACGCTCTCGGTCGAGCGCGGCTACTCGCGGCGTGGGTCGGCGAACGTCCACTACGTCTCCTCGCCGGACGACCTCAACGGCATCCTCAAACAGACCGAGGCGTTCCTCGACAGCCACGACGGAAAACTCCGGGTCAGCGTCGACTCGCTGACCGAGATGGCCTACTACGCCGACGTGGAGAGCACGCTCGACGCCGCCGCCGGTCTCCTGGAACTCCTCGACGAACACGACGCCGTCGGGCTGTTCCACCTCTCGAACGAGGTCCACGACGACGAGACCATCGACCGGTTCCGCGCCCTGTTCGACGGCATCGTCACCCTCGACGTAGACGGGAGCGTCACCGTCGAGACGAACTGA
- a CDS encoding Sjogren's syndrome/scleroderma autoantigen 1 family protein: protein MSDFDREAAREELREKFERDNEKRKTTQRMSELLLKGATMTNRHCDTCGDPIFRYQGQEFCPTCQNASVDGGPDSVQDAPDTEASSVESATDSTAQATDATDGTANRAADDASVPVEPASPDEAGATPADRRTQTPVDQPQPSTADHQRPTATPDPQQATPPAESPTPGSETAEPQPAPLAGDTADLDTARASLVRTVTRYSREAESADDPRRAKELLSVAHEAAETLAALDHTR, encoded by the coding sequence ATGAGCGACTTCGACCGGGAGGCCGCACGCGAAGAACTCCGCGAGAAGTTCGAGCGTGACAACGAGAAACGCAAGACGACACAGCGCATGAGCGAACTCCTGTTGAAGGGAGCGACGATGACGAACCGCCACTGCGACACCTGTGGCGACCCCATCTTCCGGTACCAGGGCCAGGAGTTCTGCCCGACCTGCCAGAACGCGAGCGTGGACGGCGGGCCCGACTCGGTGCAGGACGCCCCCGACACGGAGGCGTCGTCTGTGGAGTCGGCGACCGACTCGACGGCTCAGGCGACCGACGCGACCGACGGGACGGCGAACCGGGCGGCCGACGACGCCTCGGTGCCGGTCGAACCTGCGAGTCCCGACGAGGCGGGGGCGACGCCCGCCGACCGCCGCACGCAGACGCCCGTCGACCAGCCACAGCCGTCGACCGCCGACCACCAGCGGCCGACGGCGACCCCCGACCCACAGCAGGCGACTCCGCCGGCGGAGTCGCCGACACCGGGGAGCGAGACAGCGGAGCCACAGCCCGCCCCGCTGGCCGGCGACACTGCCGACCTCGACACGGCCCGTGCCTCGCTGGTCCGGACGGTGACCCGGTACAGCCGCGAGGCCGAGTCGGCCGACGACCCCCGGCGGGCGAAGGAACTGCTGTCGGTCGCTCACGAGGCCGCCGAGACGCTGGCGGCGCTGGATCACACCCGATAA